The genomic DNA AACGCAGAATTTAGTAATTCCCACTACCCGATTACCCAGCCCTAAATCGAATAATAATTCTGTTTGCGAAGGTACTAGCGATACAATGCGCAGCGGGGGGTAGGGGAACGTGATTTGCCGGCCTAGTTGGTCGGTAATCGTCATCGGACGCTGGTGCGAATTATGTGCCATGCCATTACTTTACTAACTTAAAAAAATGGCCATTCCCGTCGGAATGGCCATTATCTCATGCGGCAAACTAAAGCTTACCCTAAACCTGCCCGGCAAGCTGAAGCTTACCGCACGTCGTTCAAATCATCCACAAAATCCGATTAATCCGAAAAATCCGCATGAATCCGTGGTTCAGACAAAATACCGAAAATCCTGCCCGTCCTCAATGCGCAGCAGCGTTTCGTAGATAAGGCGCGTCACGCTGTCCACATCGTCCTTGTGCACGGTTTCGACGGTGGTGTGCATGTATTTGAGGGGTAGGGAGATAAGCGCGGCGGCCACGCCCGAACCCGAGTAAGCAAAGGCGTCCGTGTCGGTGCCGGTGGCGCGGGTGGCGGCGGCGCGCTGGAAGGGAATGTCCGTTTCCTTAGCCGTATTAATAATTAAATCACGCAAATTATTTTGCACGGCCGGGCCGTAGGTAATTACCGGGCCTTTGCCGCACGAAATATCCCCAGCGGTTTTTTTCTCATACATCGGCGACTGGCTGTCGTGCGTCACGTCGGTAATTATCGCCACGTCGGGATTAATACGATGGGCCACCATTTCAGCCCCGCGCAGGCCAATTTCCTCCTGCACCGCGTTCACGATGTAGAGGCCGAAGGGCAGCTTTTTGCCGTTCTCTTTCAGCATCCGGGCCACCTCGGCCACCATGAAGCCACCCACGCGGTTGTCGAGGGCGCGGCCCACGTAGTATTTGTCGTTGAGCACGGTAAACTCGTCCTCAAACGTCACTACGCAGCCCACGTGAATGCCCATTTCGGCCACCTCATCGGCATTGCTGGCACCACAGTCGAGGAAAATGGTTTCGATGGTCGGGGCCTTGTCCTGGTCTACCTTGCGCACGTGGATGGCCGGCCAGCCAAAAATGCCTTTTACCACGCCTTTTTCGCCGTAAATATTTACCCGCTTGCTGGGCGCAACCAGCGCGTCGGAGCCGCCATTGCGACGCAGATACAGGTAGCCTTCCTTGGTGATGTAATTCACGAAATACGAGATTTCGTCGGCGTGCGCCTCAATAACTACTTTGTATTTTGCCTCGGGATTAATGACGCCGACTACGGTGCCGTAGGTATCGACAAAATACTCGTCGATGTAGGGCTTAATGTACTCCAGCCACAGTTTCTGGCCTTCTTTTTCAAAGCCGGTGGGGGAAGAGTTATTGAGGTAGTTGGTGAGAAATTCGAATGATTCGGGACGCATGGGAAATTAGGTATTAATACGAAATTAAGACCGTCATGCTCATCTGGCGTCCGCTTGTCGAAGCATCTCTACCGCGTAACTAATTTCAATGTTTGGAATTAGTTACGCGGTAGAGATGCTTCGACAAGCGGACGCCAGATGAGCATGACAACGACTTGGGCAAAAATCACAGCGGAATATTCCCGTGCTTTTTGCGCGGCAACGTATCCACTTTATTTTCCAGCATTTTAAAAGCGCGAATTAATTTCTGCCGGGTTTGCGAGGGTAGAATTACCTCATCCACGAAGCCGCGGTGGGCGGCGCGGTAGGGGGTAGCAAATTTCCGCTGGTACTCATCTACCTTTTCCTGCAATTTCGCCTCGGGGTTTTCGGCCGCCGCGATTTCGCGCTTGAAGATGATTTCGGCCGCGCCTTTGGCACCCATTACGGCGATTTCGGCAGTGGGCCAGGCAAAGTTGAGGTCGGCCCCGATGTGCTTGCTGTTCATCACATCATACGCGCCGCCGTAGGCCTTGCGGGTGATAACGGTGATGCGCGGCACGGTGGCCTCGCAGAAAGCGTAGAGCAGTTTTGCGCCGTTGGTGATAATGCCGCGCCACTCCTGGTCGGTGCCGGGCAGGAAGCCGGGCACGTCTTCGAGCACCAGCAGCGGAATATTAAACGAGTCGCAGAAGCGCACGAAGCGGGCGGCCTTGGTGCTGGCGTTGATGTCGAGCACGCCCGCCAGCACGGCCGGCTGGTTGCCCACAATGCCGATGCTGCGACCCGCCAGCCGCGCAAACCCCACCACGATGTTCTCGGCAAAGTTCTGGTGCACCTCCATGAAG from Hymenobacter psoromatis includes the following:
- a CDS encoding peptidase M42, with protein sequence MRPESFEFLTNYLNNSSPTGFEKEGQKLWLEYIKPYIDEYFVDTYGTVVGVINPEAKYKVVIEAHADEISYFVNYITKEGYLYLRRNGGSDALVAPSKRVNIYGEKGVVKGIFGWPAIHVRKVDQDKAPTIETIFLDCGASNADEVAEMGIHVGCVVTFEDEFTVLNDKYYVGRALDNRVGGFMVAEVARMLKENGKKLPFGLYIVNAVQEEIGLRGAEMVAHRINPDVAIITDVTHDSQSPMYEKKTAGDISCGKGPVITYGPAVQNNLRDLIINTAKETDIPFQRAAATRATGTDTDAFAYSGSGVAAALISLPLKYMHTTVETVHKDDVDSVTRLIYETLLRIEDGQDFRYFV